In Silene latifolia isolate original U9 population chromosome X, ASM4854445v1, whole genome shotgun sequence, the following proteins share a genomic window:
- the LOC141617749 gene encoding PH, RCC1 and FYVE domains-containing protein 1-like, with protein MADLASYGLSDRDIDQALIALKKGTHLIKYSRKGKPKFCPFRLSTDEATLIWISHGEERTLKLSLVSRIIPGQRTAVFRRYLRPEKDYLSFSLIYNNGDRSLDLICKDKAEAEVWLAGLKSIISTGQQRSKRTRSEIPDWNDADSIQNGRPFGAALEFTSTLRGRASLDFGSSADVGSEQAIMQLRGSTGDGFRLSTDGVRLSVSSTPSCSSTGSGPDDIESLGDVYVWGELWTDSGPYSTKTDVLIPKPLESNVVLDVHQIACGVRHVALVTRQGEVFTWGEEAGGRLGHGVERDVSKPQLVEFLAVTNVDFVACGEYHSCAVSTSGDLFTWGDGVHNAGLLGHGTDASHWIPKRVSGPIEGLQVLSISCGTWHSALTTTNGKLFTFGDGTFGVLGHGDRESVSYPKEVEQLNGLKTIKVACGVWHTAAIVEVMNPSGSGSSICSRKLFTWGDGDKYRLGHGNKDTYLLPTCVSSLIDYNFHQIACGHTFTVALTTSGHVFTMGSSANGQLGNPQAEGKVPCLVQEKLVGEFVEEITCGECHVAVLTSRSEVYTWGKGSNGRLGHGDIEDRKTPTYVEALKDRHVKSIACGSNFTSTICIHKWVSGADQSVCSGCRQAFGFTKKRHNCYNCGLVHCHACSSKKAVRAALAPTPSKPHRVCDACYNKLKATATGNASFFSKRPTAPRRSIDSCRERLDKPETKGSRLLLSPTTEPVKYLEVRTQRFGTKSDSFAMVRQSQVPAFQQLKDIAFPSSLSALQTALKPSTAPPPPPPALYPSSSSARPASPYSRRPSPPRSTTPVFSRGVNDSLRKSNELLSQEVAKLHNHLKNLKQKCDFQEEEIQTLQKMAKEASVFAAEQSSKSKVATQVVKSFAGQLKDIVDKVSPESSESEDLKAMQTQALAFVEASENEALDNQTGLTPPLESGKPNLESTCSTKVRKTISLDPTVIGDLSQPADGNIVQDASQEPSSDTTETVAKDKSEDGGVDADADVPPPPVESESSDRHGSENGQVEESQPPPSPSPEVDSTSNQGKENGQRISPGPTRGEGSRESIEQFEPGVYITYIQLRNGTKVFRRVRFSKRRFAETQAEEWWKGNRDRVLRKYVPPPPNNATATASTTTPPAAAAAAAAEAAEPAAEVTSNPAPASEENNDAMPSET; from the exons ATGGCAGATCTTGCTAGTTATGGCCTTTCTGACCGTGACATTGACCAA GCTCTCATTGCACTGAAGAAAGGGACTCATTTAATCAAGTACAGCAGAAAAGGGAAGCCGAAATTTTGCCCATTCAGACTTTCCACG GATGAAGCGACTCTTATTTGGATCTCACACGGAGAAGAAAGAACTCTAAAGCTATCTTTAGTCTCGAGAATCATCCCTGGACAAAGAACT GCTGTTTTTCGTAGATACTTGCGCCCTGAGAAAGACTACTTGTCATTTTCGCTTATATATAACAACGGTGATAGATCTCTTGACCTG ATTTGCAAAGATAAAGCTGAGGCAGAAGTTTGGCTTGCGGGTCTTAAGTCCATAATATCGACTGGCCAGCAGCGGAGCAAACGTACTAGGAGTGAGATACCTGAT TGGAATGACGCTGATTCAATTCAAAACGGTCGTCCTTTTGGAGCAGCTTTAGAATTTACTTCAACTTTGCGTGGCAGAGCATCTCTTGACTTTGGTTCAAGCGCAGATGTTGGGTCTGAGCAGGCAATTATGCAGCTGAGAGGAAGCACAGGAGACGGTTTTCGACTTAGTACAGATGGTGTTCGGCTTAGTGTTTCAAGTACTCCGAGTTGTTCAAGTACAGGTTCTGGGCCGGATGACATAGAATCACTAGGTGATGTTTACGTTTGGGGCGAACTCTGGACTGATTCAGGCCCATATTCAACAAAGACCGATGTCCTAATCCCCAAACCCTTAGAATCCAATGTAGTCCTTGATGTCCATCAAATTGCTTGTGGTGTTAGGCATGTTGCTCTTGTAACGAGGCAAGGTGAGGTATTCACGTGGGGAGAAGAGGCGGGTGGAAGACTCGGTCATGGAGTTGAAAGAGACGTTAGTAAACCTCAGCTTGTAGAATTCCTTGCTGTCACTAATGTAGACTTTGTTGCCTGTGGGGAGTACCATTCATGCGCGGTATCAACATCGGGTGATCTCTTCACTTGGGGTGATGGTGTTCATAATGCCGGACTTCTTGGTCATGGGACAGATGCAAGCCATTGGATCCCTAAACGGGTTTCCGGCCCTATAGAAGGCCTTCAAGTTTTGTCCATCTCTTGTGGCACTTGGCATTCGGCTCTCACAACAACTAATGGAAAGCTCTTTACATTTGGTGACGGAACTTTTGGTGTTTTAGGACATGGAGATCGGGAAAGCGTTTCTTATCCTAAAGAAGTCGAGCAGTTAAACGGGTTGAAAACAATTAAGGTGGCTTGTGGTGTTTGGCATACTGCAGCCATTGTGGAAGTCATGAACCCTTCTGGTTCTGGTTCTAGCATCTGTTCTAGAAAACTCTTCACTTGGGGCGATGGAGATAAATATCGACTAGGCCATGGAAACAAAGACACCTATTTGCTCCCTACTTGTGTCTCTTCTTTAATCGATTACAACTTTCATCAGATAGCCTGCGGACATACCTTCACAGTCGCTTTGACCACGTCCGGTCATGTGTTCACCATGGGTAGCTCAGCAAATGGTCAACTAGGAAACCCACAAGCCGAAGGGAAAGTACCATGTTTAGTCCAAGAGAAATTAGTCGGAGAATTTGTCGAGGAAATTACATGTGGAGAATGCCATGTGGCGGTCCTGACATCAAGAAGTGAGGTCTATACATGGGGTAAAGGTTCTAACGGAAGACTAGGTCATGGCGACATAGAAGATCGCAAAACCCCGACTTATGTCGAGGCTTTAAAAGATAGGCATGTAAAAAGTATCGCATGTGGGTCGAATTTCACTTCAACTATATGCATCCATAAATGGGTTTCTGGTGCTGACCAGTCGGTTTGCTCAGGGTGTAGGCAAGCCTTTGGATTCACTAAAAAAAGGCACAACTGCTATAACTGTGGTTTAGTACATTGTCATGCTTGTAGCTCTAAAAAGGCGGTTAGAGCCGCTCTTGCCCCAACCCCGAGCAAGCCACACCGTGTTTGTGATGCCTGCTACAATAAACTTAAGGCCACTGCGACTGGAAATGCATCGTTTTTCAGCAAGAGACCCACAGCTCCTCGTCGATCTATTGATAGTTGCAGGGAAAGGTTAGACAAGCCTGAAACAAAGGGCTCTAGGCTTTTGCTATCTCCGACCACAGAACCAGTCAAGTACCTTGAGGTTAGAACTCAAAGGTTCGGGACTAAATCAGACTCGTTTGCCATGGTTAGGCAATCACAAGTGCCAGCATTTCAACAACTTAAGGATATTGCATTTCCTAGTTCCTTAAGCGCGCTTCAAACTGCATTGAAGCCTAGTAcagcaccaccaccacctccaccagcATTATATCCTTCCAGCTCCTCCGCAAGGCCAGCTTCACCGTATTCAAGACGACCAAGCCCACCCCGGTCTACTACACCTGTGTTTTCTAGAGGTGTTAATGATAGTCTCAGGAAGTCTAATGAACTTCTGAGCCAAGAAGTGGCTAAGCTTCACAACCAT CTTAAAAATCTAAAGCAAAAGTGTGATTTCCAAGAAGAGGAGATTCAGACGTTACAGAAGATGGCTAAAGAAGCTTCTGTATTTGCTGCTGAACAATCTTCCAAGTCCAAAGTTGCAACCCAAGTGGTGAAATCCTTCGCCGGCCAG CTGAAAGATATTGTAGACAAAGTGTCACCTGAATCTAGTGAAAGTGAGGATCTCAAGGCTATGCAAACCCAAGCTTTGGCATTTGTGGAAGCAAGCGAAAATGAAGCATTGGATAATCAAACAGGGTTGACTCCGCCATTAGAGTCTGGAAAACCCAACTTAGAAAGCACTTGTTCAACAAAAGTTCGAAAGACGATATCTTTAGACCCTACTGTAATTGGTGACTTATCACAACCTGCTGACGGCAATATAGTCCAAGATGCTAGCCAAGAACCTTCATCAGACACTACTGAAACAGTCGCTAAAGATAAGTCAGAAGACGGGGGCGTGGACGCAGATGCAGATGTACCACCACCTCCTGTGGAGTCAGAATCTTCAGATAGGCATGGGTCGGAAAATGGACAAGTAGAGGAGTCTCAACCACCTCCTTCGCCTTCGCCTGAGGTGGATTCAACATCTAACCAAGGCAaagaaaatggccaaagaataaGTCCAGGTCCGACAAGGGGCGAAGGATCAAGAGAAAGTATTGAACAATTTGAACCAGGAGTCTATATCACTTATATTCAACTTCGAAATGGTACTAAAGTCTTCAGACGAGTTAGATTCAG TAAGCGAAGGTTTGCAGAGACGCAAGCTGAGGAATGGTGGAAGGGGAACAGAGATCGAGTGTTGCGAAAGTATGTACCACCACCTCCAAATAATGCAACAGCCACGGCATCAACCACCACACcgccagcagcagcagcagcagcagcagcagaagcaGCAGAACCAGCAGCAGAAGTGACTAGCAACCCAGCACCGGCTAGTGAAGAGAACAACGATGCAATGCCCTCAGAAACGTAG
- the LOC141621989 gene encoding transcription factor MYB15-like has protein sequence MGRAPCCDKVGLKRGPWTAEEDRILVSFIEKYGHSNWRTLPKQAGLLRCGKSCRLRWTNYLRPDIKRGNFTKEEEDYIIQLHELMGNRWSAIAARLSGRTDNEIKNVWHTHLKKRVNKQNRTPNSDTTKVCKKNCDDTNIILTTSSNSTIANNFSEAIDKTSDQTPPMSRRSESSDDFSSLTDVTSVDRPRNPCNMNGEKYNVTKFELLDELPIDDATFWSSEHFSYEDIHMHLENQDIIEDEKILDASSQDFPSLYVEKGPELEGDNLDFWLDIFVKADGALELPKF, from the exons ATGGGAAGAGCTCCATGTTGTGACAAGGTAGGACTTAAAAGAGGCCCTTGGACCGCTGAAGAGGATCGAATATTGGTCTCCTTTATCGAAAAATATGGTCATAGTAATTGGCGTACCCTTCCTAAACAAGCag GTTTGTTGAGATGTGGAAAGAGTTGTAGATTGCGTTGGACAAATTACTTAAGGCCAGATATTAAGAGAGGTAACTTTACTAAGGAGGAAGAGGATTATATTATCCAACTACATGAATTGATGGGAAATAG GTGGTCAGCCATAGCCGCAAGACTTTCAGGAAGGACCGACAACGAAATAAAAAACGTGTGGCACACCCACCTGAAAAAAAGGGTTAACAAACAAAATCGAACACCAAATTCGGATACAACCAAAGTGTGTAAGAAAAATTGTGATGATACCAACATTATTTTGACAACCTCTTCTAACTCTACTATTGCAAATAATTTCTCCGAAGCTATTGATAAGACTTCTGATCAAACGCCTCCTATGTCTCGACGGTCCGAATCTAGCGATGATTTTTCATCACTTACCGATGTTACTAGTGTAGACAGGCCTAGAAATCCGTGCAATATGAATGGAGAAAAATACAACGTTACAAAGTTTGAATTATTGGATGAACTCCCAATCGACGATGCAACATTTTGGTCGTCGGAACATTTTTCTTATGAGGATATTCATATGCACCTCGAAAATCAAGATATTATTGAAGATGAGAAGATATTGGACGCGTCTTCGCAAGATTTTCCGTCACTTTACGTTGAGAAGGGGCCGGAACTGGAAGGGGATAATTTGGATTTTTGGTTAGACATTTTTGTCAAAGCTGATGGTGCATTAGAATTGCCAAAATTTTGA
- the LOC141620598 gene encoding protein FAR1-RELATED SEQUENCE 9-like, whose translation MQKVTDKVGPAISRETDFVSRLNAIVWDAELEPLEFEEKWCQLINEHNLDGNSWLSTMFRKRRKWIPAYFRDVPMGCLLRTTQRSESQNNFFKRFENAHATSLKLEAHASKVYTNVCFLVFQVEASASICSLSVGGFTPPANGVELIGIADAKTQKTYQVVYNSLTNDAECSCKLFNRKGIICRHIIWVYSGKQVHTLPDKYILMRWTKNAHKIPLYGPHVMVEFYATIGVLKNVPTKEIIDLVDTLKQFRVKLNPQSESMTKEQELEMLLGCSSSTEVRILPPRQAKNKGSGKRMVSKKQQCIAKAEKPKRLCRNCKQMAHHDKRNCPNAFVPDADNKGSSDADDG comes from the exons atgcaaaAGGTTACCGATAAGGTTGGGCCCGCAATTTCGAGAGAGACTGATTTTGTCAGCCGTTTGAATGCTATTGTTTGGGATGCTGAGTTAGAACCTCTTGAATTTGAAGAAAAGTGGTGTCAGTTGAtcaatgagcataatcttgatGGTAATTCCTGGTTGTCAACCATGTTTAGAAAAAGGAGGAAATGGATCCCAGCTTATTTTCGTGATGTTCCTATGGGTTGTCTATTACGAACAACTCAACGTTCTGAGAGTCAGAATAATTTTTTCAAGCGTTTTGAAAATGCACATG CGACTTCTCTTAAGTTGGAAGCTCATGCTTCCAAGGTTTATACAAATGTTTGCTTTCTCGTTTTTCAAGTAGAAGCTTCCGCTTCTATTTGTTCCCTTAGTGTTGGTGGCTTCACACCACCTGCAAACGGTGTAGAATTAATTGGTATTGCTGATGCCAAAACACAGAAGACCTACCAAGTCGTCTACAATTCTCTAACGAATGACGCTGAATGTTCTTGCAAGTTGTTCAACAGGAAGGGTATTATTTGTAGACACATTATCTGGGTTTACTCTGGAAAACAAGTCCACACTTTGCCCGATAAATACATTCTTATGCGGTGGACCAAGAATGCACATAAGATCCCTCTTTATGGTCCACATG TTATGGTCGAGTTCTACGCGACCATCGGTGTGCTCAAGAATGTGCCTACGAAGGAGATCATCGATCTTGTTGACACCCTTAAACAATTCAGGGTGAAACTCAATCCGCAATCAGAGTCAATGACCAAAGAGCAGGAGTTGGAGATGCTTCTCGGGTGCAGTTCCTCAACTGAGGTGAGGATTTTACCACCTCGTCAGGCAAAGAACAAGGGTAGCGGGAAGAGAATGGTCTCCAAAAAGCAACAATGCATAGCTAAAGCGGAGAAGCCTAAAAGGCTTTGTCGTAATTGCAAACAAATGGCTCACCATGATAAACGTAACTGTCCTAATGCTTTTGTACCTGATGCCGACAATAAG GGTAGTTCAGATGCTGATGATGGTTGA